In Zea mays cultivar B73 chromosome 7, Zm-B73-REFERENCE-NAM-5.0, whole genome shotgun sequence, the following proteins share a genomic window:
- the LOC100381917 gene encoding putative protein kinase superfamily protein gives MPLAPLMEIDLHAVRAVRVLGRGAMGTVFLAVNGAGGEAYALKVFDKRSPAVASRPSAGTDAARRARWEVSVLSRLAHPHLPSLLGCAETPDLLAWALPYCPGGDLNELRHAQPDRVFSPAAIRFYVAEVVSALAELHAAGIAYRDLKPENVLLRADGHVTLTDFDLSRQLPPRSPSAASTSTSSSCSATSSPPPQAQSHGRSQHRHVKNIFKRSESAVTASTSGQEEPRNLAWYLSKRIDGGADQIKKAKSARVSPMDRGKKLSSFCSAAAAGERSFSFVGTEEYVAPEVVRGDGHEFAVDWWALGVLVYEMSHGRTPFRGRGRKETFRNVLLREPEFTADARRRWPELTDLIARLLEKDPARRLGFAGGADEVRAHPFFAGVAWDLLGEVSRPPYIPAPADDTVSCEGFSVVEYFDRLHQPPLSPAEYSPEEELLPEF, from the coding sequence ATGCCACTGGCGCCACTcatggagatcgacctgcacgcCGTGCGCGCGGTGCGCGTGCTGGGCCGCGGCGCCATGGGCACGGTCTTCCTCGCCGTGAACGGCGCCGGCGGGGAGGCCTACGCGCTCAAGGTCTTCGACAAGCGCTCCCCCGCGGTAGCGTCCAGGCCGTCCGCGGGCACCGACGCGGCGCGGCGCGCGCGGTGGGAGGTGTCCGTGCTGTCCAGGCTCGCGCACCCGCACCTGCCGTCCCTGCTCGGCTGCGCCGAGACGCCCGACCTGCTGGCGTGGGCACTGCCCTACTGCCCCGGCGGGGACCTGAACGAGCTCCGCCACGCGCAGCCCGACCGCGTGTTCTCCCCCGCGGCCATCCGGTTCTACGTCGCCGAGGTGGTGTCCGCGCTCGCCGAGCTCCACGCCGCCGGGATCGCGTACCGCGACCTCAAGCCCGAGAACGTGCTCCTCCGCGCCGACGGCCACGTCACGCTGACCGACTTCGACCTCTCGCGGCAGCTCCCGCCCAGGTCCCCCTCCGCCGCATCCACGTCCACCTCCTCGTCGTGCTCGGCGACATCGTCTCCGCCGCCACAGGCCCAGAGCCACGGCCGGAGCCAGCACCGCCACGTGAAGAACATCTTCAAGAGAAGCGAGTCCGCGGTGACCGCGTCAACCTCCGGACAGGAGGAACCGCGCAACCTCGCCTGGTACCTGAGCAAAAGAATCGACGGCGGCGCCGACCAGATCAAGAAGGCGAAGTCGGCCAGGGTGTCGCCGATGGACCGCGGCAAGAAGCTCTCGAGCTTCTGCTCCGCCGCAGCAGCGGGGGAGCGGTCGTTCTCGTTCGTGGGCACCGAGGAGTACGTTGCGCCGGAGGTGGTGCGCGGCGACGGGCACGAGTTCGCGGTCGACTGGTGGGCGCTCGGGGTGCTCGTCTACGAGATGTCCCACGGGCGGACGCCGTTCCGGGGCCGGGGCCGGAAGGAGACGTTCCGGAACGTGCTGCTCCGGGAGCCGGAGTTCACGGCGGACgcgcggcggcggtggccggaGCTGACGGACCTCATCGCGAGGCTGCTGGAGAAGGACCCTGCGCGGAGGCTGGGTTTCGCCGGCGGCGCCGACGAGGTCCGGGCGCACCCGTTCTTCGCCGGGGTGGCGTGGGACCTGCTCGGGGAGGTGTCCCGGCCGCCCTACATTCCCGCGCCGGCCGATGACACTGTCTCCTGCGAGGGATTCAGCGTGGTGGAGTACTTCGATAGGCTTCACCAGCCTCCGCTGTCGCCAGCGGAGTACTCGCCCGAGGAAGAGCTCTTGCCGGAGTTCTGA